In a genomic window of Anoxybacter fermentans:
- the spoIID gene encoding stage II sporulation protein D, whose protein sequence is MRNFLALLLVLVSVIVIIIPTLLVRGCTFGGSEIKRPRGSVIKVFNHQKKEILDMELEEYIKGVVAAEMPASFDMEALKAQAVVARTYVLYRLKKGYTVPEHPQAVVSTDYQSGQAWASRKELQKKWGLIGYLLNWKKISEAVEATRGQVLTYNGELIDALYHSNAGGKTEDPAYVWGNPVPYLKSVPSQYDLEAPDYRGEFIFSWKELDQKLGTNLTAGIEQIKELSKTAIAGAGEGLVEILEVSPTQRILQVRIDGFIFSGKDLRRKLNLPSTKCEIIPTAEGIKFVTYGKGHGVGMSQYGANGMAKYGSDYTEILSHYYPGTRLAQVKQN, encoded by the coding sequence ATGCGTAATTTTTTAGCATTACTCCTGGTTCTCGTCTCAGTGATAGTGATTATTATTCCAACACTGCTGGTCAGGGGCTGTACTTTTGGCGGTTCTGAGATAAAAAGGCCCCGTGGTTCTGTGATAAAAGTTTTTAATCATCAGAAAAAAGAGATTCTGGATATGGAGTTGGAAGAGTATATTAAAGGAGTAGTAGCTGCTGAGATGCCAGCCAGTTTTGATATGGAAGCGTTGAAGGCCCAGGCTGTTGTAGCACGAACCTATGTACTTTATCGGCTCAAGAAAGGATATACTGTTCCGGAGCATCCTCAGGCGGTAGTCAGTACTGATTATCAATCTGGTCAGGCCTGGGCTAGTCGAAAGGAATTGCAGAAAAAGTGGGGTCTTATAGGTTATCTCCTTAACTGGAAAAAAATTTCTGAGGCAGTTGAGGCCACCCGGGGACAGGTATTAACCTATAATGGAGAACTGATTGATGCTTTATACCATTCCAATGCAGGAGGTAAGACTGAGGATCCTGCCTATGTTTGGGGGAATCCGGTTCCATATTTAAAAAGTGTACCCAGCCAATATGACCTTGAAGCTCCAGATTATCGCGGGGAGTTTATCTTTAGTTGGAAGGAGCTGGACCAAAAACTTGGAACTAATTTAACCGCTGGAATTGAGCAGATAAAAGAGCTTTCAAAAACTGCTATTGCAGGTGCAGGGGAAGGGTTAGTGGAAATTCTGGAAGTTAGTCCAACCCAACGTATTTTGCAAGTCAGAATTGATGGATTTATCTTTAGTGGTAAAGATTTACGGAGAAAACTTAATTTACCGTCTACAAAATGTGAGATTATTCCTACCGCTGAAGGAATAAAATTTGTAACCTATGGAAAAGGACACGGGGTAGGGATGAGCCAATATGGGGCAAATGGGATGGCGAAATATGGAAGTGACTATACTGAGATTTTAAGTCATTACTATCCAGGAACCCGGTTAGCGCAGGTAAAACAGAATTAG
- the murA gene encoding UDP-N-acetylglucosamine 1-carboxyvinyltransferase encodes MEKLLITGGEQLKGEIPVSGAKNAALPIICATLMVEGESILKDIPQLRDVYNLKEILKSLGAKVTFNNNEMRVNPDTINAFEAPYELVRKLRASYYILGALLPRLGQVRCALPGGCQIGNRPIDLHLKGFRALGAEVYIDHGIVEVKAKKLQGNRIYLDYPSVGATINILLAATLAEGQTVIENAAREPEIVDLANYLNFAGARIRGVGTDVIKVEGVKKLHGVEHRIIPDRIEAGTYMIAAAITRGDVFVRNVLSEHLKSLIAKMKEMGVDIEEEIEGVRVSVNRPLKGVDIKTLPHPGFPTDLQAQMMALLTQVNGPSLVIETVWENRFMHVDELKRMGADIKLDGRAALIKPAPLTGAKVTATDLRAGAALILAGLAAQGETEVSNIYHIQRGYENIEDKLRGIGAKIKRVSE; translated from the coding sequence ATGGAAAAACTATTGATTACTGGCGGTGAACAGTTAAAAGGAGAAATTCCTGTAAGTGGAGCAAAAAATGCAGCTTTACCCATTATTTGTGCCACCCTCATGGTTGAAGGAGAAAGTATCTTAAAAGATATTCCCCAATTGCGGGATGTATATAATTTAAAAGAGATATTGAAATCTCTCGGTGCTAAAGTAACTTTTAATAACAATGAGATGAGAGTAAATCCGGATACTATTAATGCCTTTGAGGCTCCATATGAACTGGTGCGCAAGTTGAGGGCATCATATTATATTCTTGGAGCTTTACTACCCAGGTTAGGACAGGTTAGATGTGCTTTACCTGGGGGTTGTCAGATTGGAAATAGGCCTATTGATCTTCACTTAAAAGGCTTTCGGGCCCTGGGAGCCGAAGTTTATATAGATCATGGTATTGTTGAGGTGAAAGCAAAAAAATTACAGGGCAATAGGATCTATCTCGATTATCCCAGTGTAGGGGCAACTATTAACATTTTACTTGCTGCCACTCTGGCTGAAGGTCAAACTGTTATTGAAAATGCGGCCCGTGAACCGGAGATTGTTGATCTGGCTAACTATTTAAACTTTGCCGGTGCCAGGATTCGCGGTGTAGGTACTGATGTGATTAAAGTGGAGGGTGTAAAAAAGCTGCATGGTGTAGAACACAGGATTATACCTGACCGTATTGAAGCAGGTACATACATGATTGCAGCGGCTATTACTAGAGGAGACGTCTTTGTTCGCAATGTGCTGAGTGAACACTTAAAATCACTGATAGCTAAAATGAAAGAGATGGGTGTGGACATTGAAGAAGAGATTGAAGGAGTAAGAGTATCGGTAAATCGACCGTTAAAAGGTGTTGATATAAAAACACTGCCACATCCTGGTTTTCCCACTGACCTGCAGGCGCAGATGATGGCTCTTTTAACTCAGGTTAACGGCCCAAGTCTGGTAATTGAAACAGTCTGGGAGAATCGTTTTATGCATGTTGATGAGTTAAAGCGAATGGGAGCGGATATTAAGCTGGATGGTCGGGCTGCGCTAATTAAGCCGGCACCTCTTACCGGTGCTAAAGTTACAGCAACAGATTTGCGGGCAGGTGCAGCACTGATTCTGGCAGGTTTAGCTGCCCAGGGCGAAACAGAAGTGAGTAATATTTACCATATTCAAAGGGGTTATGAGAATATAGAAGATAAATTAAGAGGGATAGGTGCAAAAATTAAACGTGTTTCTGAGTAA
- a CDS encoding YueI family protein, translating into MVERKSNLEKTVEYGLYGTPELKKEERLRYLGEFRERVLKALTVEQVEEPGVYPEILDALCDPRASKLILRRDIDLERARDYLELAKKKKVAFKRVDSPKFKGDIGLVVVSSNAVDESHILVEDRKERLRALGLSEDLINAVGKKLCLKCWNKIETLYPKELINYRRITWLESLTGTRCAVCSRKK; encoded by the coding sequence ATGGTGGAGAGAAAATCAAATTTAGAAAAAACTGTGGAATATGGACTTTACGGGACACCGGAATTGAAAAAAGAAGAACGTTTAAGATATCTGGGAGAATTTCGAGAAAGGGTATTAAAGGCTTTAACTGTAGAACAGGTAGAAGAACCAGGAGTATATCCTGAAATCCTGGACGCTTTATGTGATCCAAGGGCCAGTAAACTGATTCTCAGACGGGATATAGACTTAGAACGGGCAAGAGATTATCTGGAGTTGGCCAAAAAAAAGAAGGTGGCCTTTAAACGGGTAGATTCACCAAAATTTAAAGGAGACATCGGTCTTGTAGTAGTCAGTTCCAATGCTGTTGATGAGTCTCATATTTTAGTTGAGGATCGAAAAGAGCGGTTACGGGCCCTGGGATTATCAGAAGATCTGATTAATGCAGTTGGTAAAAAGCTTTGTTTAAAATGCTGGAATAAAATAGAGACTTTGTACCCAAAGGAATTGATAAATTATCGACGAATAACGTGGTTAGAAAGTCTTACTGGAACAAGGTGTGCAGTTTGTTCTAGAAAGAAATAA
- a CDS encoding sulfite exporter TauE/SafE family protein: MSLFKVILILLAGTAAGFLNTVAGGGSLITMPTLIFLGLPSAIANGTNRIALMIQNIVAITNFRRKGFFDLKLSLMLSIPAILGAVIGSKIAVDLPDEIFNKILAIVMIGVLALILLKPQKKLTSNMENLSTKRQIAAMIAFFFVGIYGGFIQAGVGFIIIATLSVITGLSLVKINSLKVFIVALYMVSSLAVFIINGKVNWILGLTLAVGNGLGAWLGSNFAVAKGDKWIRIILVIAVLGMAAKLLGVFNF, encoded by the coding sequence ATGTCCTTATTTAAGGTAATCTTAATTTTACTTGCCGGAACCGCAGCAGGATTTCTCAATACCGTGGCAGGAGGTGGATCATTAATTACCATGCCAACTTTAATTTTCCTCGGTTTACCTTCTGCCATTGCCAATGGAACTAACCGGATCGCTTTAATGATCCAAAATATTGTAGCCATCACCAATTTTCGACGCAAAGGTTTTTTCGATTTAAAACTTAGCCTAATGTTAAGCATTCCCGCCATCCTGGGAGCAGTAATCGGTTCTAAAATTGCTGTTGATTTACCTGATGAAATCTTCAATAAAATCCTGGCTATAGTTATGATTGGGGTACTGGCACTGATTCTCTTAAAACCCCAGAAAAAGCTGACATCAAATATGGAAAACTTAAGCACCAAACGTCAGATTGCTGCCATGATTGCCTTTTTCTTTGTAGGAATCTACGGAGGATTTATTCAGGCGGGTGTAGGGTTTATCATCATTGCTACATTATCGGTCATTACCGGATTATCTCTGGTCAAGATTAATAGTTTAAAAGTATTTATTGTCGCTTTGTATATGGTATCTTCCCTGGCAGTCTTTATCATTAACGGAAAAGTGAATTGGATTCTGGGTTTAACCCTGGCCGTTGGGAATGGGTTAGGAGCCTGGCTTGGAAGTAACTTTGCTGTGGCAAAAGGTGATAAGTGGATTCGTATTATACTTGTTATCGCTGTTTTAGGAATGGCTGCTAAATTACTAGGGGTATTCAATTTTTAA